In one window of Comamonas testosteroni DNA:
- a CDS encoding AraC family transcriptional regulator, with protein sequence MVTFVRAASLTNFSELFSELGGDPDAALRRAGLRPAVVREQDQLIDAMTAGRLLEEAASITGCENFGLRMAQSRQVSNFGVVSLLLLHQPTLRKVLSTLIEHVHMLNESLVLHMDDANGVVVLREEFTLPEALPQSMELAIGVLFRTCNMLLHEKWRPLRVCFSHPAPGDTSLHKQMFRCRVEFDADFNGIVFRTEDLDASNPLADPVLVRYAKTMVDTTQQGRQASIGQQVRKAIYLMLPSGNATCVCVAQGLGRSVRTLQRELDSEGLSFTNLLQEVRSDLAQRYVRNPGYPVGQIAAMLGYNSHSAFTRWFSTLFGCPPEVWRERNLPPRAQAFSRV encoded by the coding sequence ATGGTCACTTTTGTGCGCGCGGCATCTCTGACAAATTTCTCGGAACTCTTCAGCGAGCTGGGTGGAGACCCCGACGCGGCATTGCGTCGCGCGGGGCTGCGACCCGCCGTGGTGCGCGAACAGGACCAGCTGATTGATGCGATGACGGCCGGGCGCTTGCTGGAAGAAGCTGCAAGCATCACGGGTTGCGAAAACTTCGGCCTGCGCATGGCGCAATCGCGGCAGGTCTCGAACTTCGGTGTCGTCAGCCTTTTGTTGCTGCACCAGCCTACCTTGCGCAAGGTGCTGAGTACGCTGATCGAACATGTGCACATGCTCAATGAGTCACTGGTCCTTCATATGGACGACGCCAATGGCGTCGTGGTGCTGCGCGAAGAGTTCACCCTGCCTGAGGCGCTTCCGCAATCCATGGAGCTGGCAATCGGCGTGCTGTTTCGCACCTGCAATATGCTGCTGCATGAGAAATGGCGTCCGCTGCGGGTCTGCTTCAGCCACCCCGCGCCCGGCGACACCAGCCTGCACAAGCAGATGTTTCGTTGCCGCGTGGAGTTTGATGCGGACTTCAACGGCATTGTGTTTCGCACCGAGGACCTGGATGCTTCCAACCCCTTGGCGGATCCGGTTCTGGTGCGCTATGCCAAGACCATGGTGGACACCACGCAGCAGGGCCGTCAGGCCTCCATCGGCCAGCAGGTGCGCAAGGCCATCTACCTCATGCTGCCTTCGGGCAATGCAACCTGCGTCTGCGTGGCCCAAGGTCTGGGGCGCAGCGTACGGACCCTGCAGCGCGAGCTTGACAGTGAAGGTCTGAGCTTTACCAACCTGCTGCAGGAGGTTCGCTCAGATCTCGCCCAGCGCTATGTGCGCAACCCTGGCTACCCCGTGGGCCAGATCGCCGCCATGCTGGGCTACAACAGCCACAGTGCCTTCACACGCTGGTTCAGCACGCTCTTTGGCTGCCCGCCCGAGGTCTGGCGTGAAAGAAACCTTCCACCCAGGGCCCAAGCCTTCAGTCGCGTGTAG
- a CDS encoding TauD/TfdA dioxygenase family protein, translating into MQINPLTCAIGAELVDVQLADALRDDGLFAEIKTALLKHKVLFLRRQSISRAEHVGFARRFGELEDHPVVGSDPEHPGLVQIYKTPDKPLDRYENSWHCDATWREVPPMGCVLRCVECPPVGGDTMWANMALAYEMLPSHIKDVIAPLRARHSIECTFGAAMPAQKRLALKAQFPDAEHPVVRTHPETGEKVLFVSGFTTHFTNFHTPANVRVGQDFTQGSSSLLQFLISQAAIPEYQVRWRWEPGSIAIWDNRATQHYAVMDYPPSHRKMERAGIIGTPTF; encoded by the coding sequence ATGCAGATAAACCCTCTGACCTGTGCCATAGGCGCGGAGTTGGTCGATGTGCAACTGGCGGATGCGCTGCGCGATGATGGGCTTTTCGCCGAGATCAAGACGGCCTTGCTCAAGCACAAGGTGCTGTTCTTGCGTCGCCAGAGTATCAGTCGTGCCGAGCATGTTGGCTTTGCCCGGCGCTTTGGCGAGCTGGAGGACCACCCGGTGGTCGGCAGCGACCCCGAGCATCCCGGCCTGGTGCAGATCTACAAGACGCCGGACAAGCCGCTGGACCGGTATGAAAACTCCTGGCATTGCGATGCGACCTGGCGCGAGGTACCGCCCATGGGCTGCGTGCTGCGCTGCGTCGAGTGTCCGCCGGTTGGCGGCGACACCATGTGGGCCAACATGGCGCTGGCCTATGAGATGCTTCCGTCTCATATCAAGGACGTGATAGCCCCGCTGCGGGCACGCCACAGCATTGAGTGCACCTTTGGCGCTGCCATGCCTGCGCAAAAGCGTCTGGCCCTCAAGGCGCAGTTTCCCGATGCGGAGCATCCGGTGGTACGAACACACCCGGAAACCGGTGAAAAAGTGCTGTTTGTCAGCGGCTTCACCACTCATTTCACGAACTTCCACACGCCCGCCAATGTGCGTGTGGGCCAGGACTTCACCCAGGGCTCATCCAGTCTGCTGCAGTTCTTGATCAGCCAGGCCGCGATCCCCGAGTACCAGGTCCGCTGGCGCTGGGAGCCCGGCAGCATCGCCATCTGGGACAACCGCGCGACACAGCATTACGCGGTGATGGATTACCCGCCCAGCCATCGAAAGATGGAGCGTGCCGGAATCATTGGCACACCGACTTTTTGA
- a CDS encoding 3-keto-5-aminohexanoate cleavage protein yields the protein MNFLDGHLVAENQQPLIITAAPYAPSWLPEDFPGEIPVTMEEQIQKAVDCYNAGAQVLHLHVRELDGRGSKRLSKFNELIAGVRARVPDMIIQVGGSISFAPETDGAAAKWLSDDTRHMLAELDPKPDQVTVTINTSQMNILEQFDARDIQGTSMEDPAVFNAYKEMTVPAQPGWAEEHIRRLSAAGIQSAFQCYNINSFESVERLMRRGIYKGPLVLNWVAIGGGMDQPSVYSLANFVRAVPDGAVLTVEASVLNVLPINLMGIAMGLHVRCGTEDNLWNQTRTRKMGTVEQIAQLVRIAKECSRPIATPAQAREICQIGVFYDTVEESLARNGFAPNRNGAQQGFLRKVA from the coding sequence ATGAATTTTCTCGACGGTCACCTGGTTGCCGAAAATCAGCAGCCTCTCATCATCACTGCAGCTCCTTATGCGCCTTCGTGGCTGCCGGAGGACTTCCCTGGCGAAATTCCCGTCACGATGGAGGAGCAGATTCAAAAAGCCGTGGACTGCTACAACGCCGGTGCCCAGGTGCTGCACCTGCATGTACGTGAGCTCGACGGTCGCGGCAGCAAGCGGCTTTCCAAGTTCAACGAGCTGATTGCCGGCGTGCGTGCCCGCGTCCCGGACATGATCATCCAGGTGGGTGGGTCAATCAGCTTTGCCCCCGAAACCGATGGCGCGGCCGCCAAATGGCTGTCTGACGATACCCGCCACATGTTGGCCGAGCTGGACCCCAAGCCCGATCAGGTGACGGTGACCATCAATACCTCGCAGATGAATATTCTGGAGCAGTTCGATGCGCGGGATATCCAGGGCACTTCGATGGAGGACCCTGCGGTGTTCAATGCCTACAAGGAAATGACCGTTCCCGCACAGCCGGGCTGGGCCGAAGAGCATATACGCCGCCTGAGTGCGGCCGGCATTCAGAGTGCTTTCCAGTGCTACAACATCAACAGCTTCGAGTCGGTTGAGCGGCTGATGCGCCGCGGCATCTACAAAGGTCCGCTGGTGCTGAACTGGGTGGCCATCGGCGGCGGCATGGACCAGCCCAGCGTCTACAGCCTGGCCAATTTCGTGCGCGCCGTGCCAGACGGCGCGGTGCTCACGGTGGAGGCCTCGGTGCTGAATGTGCTGCCCATCAATCTCATGGGCATTGCCATGGGTCTGCATGTGCGCTGCGGCACCGAAGACAACCTGTGGAATCAGACCCGAACCCGAAAAATGGGCACGGTGGAGCAGATCGCGCAACTGGTGCGTATTGCCAAGGAATGCAGCCGCCCCATCGCCACTCCTGCCCAGGCGCGCGAGATCTGCCAGATCGGCGTGTTCTACGACACGGTGGAGGAGAGCCTGGCAAGGAACGGCTTTGCTCCGAATCGTAACGGTGCTCAGCAGGGTTTTCTGCGCAAAGTCGCCTGA
- a CDS encoding Bug family tripartite tricarboxylate transporter substrate binding protein, whose translation MQRIPVLLSIALAAALPTGSAFAFTDKPVKLIVPAPPGGTIDVFARIISDQLAHELKQPVIVENRPGAGGAMAVKYMLSQPSDGNTLLVTVTNILTEVPHVLKGGFDAMKDVRPVSQMARSVMVFIASPQFPAKDAKEAIVYVKAHPGQLSFASYSQGTASQYAGVILNQKAGLDMQHVPFPGSAPALAQIMGNQVPLMFDGSVTTKPLVPSGKVKLLAVAYKNRLPDFPNVPTMGELGYPELDFSNWAGVFASARTPQPLLEKINASLQKVNASQAVQARYVATGFEPIRQERTLEQLSTDLQAEYQRNGEIVKSFGIKLN comes from the coding sequence ATGCAACGCATTCCAGTCCTGCTGTCCATTGCGCTGGCTGCAGCTTTGCCAACTGGCAGCGCCTTCGCTTTTACCGACAAGCCTGTCAAGCTCATTGTTCCTGCCCCGCCCGGCGGCACGATCGATGTGTTTGCTCGCATCATCAGCGATCAGCTGGCGCATGAGCTCAAACAGCCTGTGATTGTGGAAAACCGCCCCGGTGCCGGCGGAGCAATGGCAGTGAAATACATGCTGTCCCAGCCCTCGGACGGCAATACCCTGCTGGTGACGGTGACCAATATCCTGACCGAGGTTCCGCATGTGCTCAAGGGGGGCTTTGATGCCATGAAGGATGTCAGACCCGTCTCGCAGATGGCACGCTCCGTCATGGTCTTCATTGCTTCGCCTCAGTTTCCGGCCAAGGATGCCAAGGAGGCTATTGTCTATGTGAAAGCCCATCCGGGTCAGCTGTCTTTTGCCTCCTACAGTCAGGGGACGGCATCGCAGTACGCCGGAGTGATCCTGAATCAGAAGGCCGGCCTGGATATGCAACATGTGCCGTTTCCAGGCTCTGCACCGGCACTGGCACAGATCATGGGCAATCAGGTTCCGCTGATGTTCGACGGCTCCGTGACTACCAAACCGCTGGTTCCAAGTGGCAAGGTCAAGCTGCTGGCCGTTGCTTACAAGAACCGCCTGCCCGATTTTCCCAATGTGCCGACGATGGGCGAGCTCGGTTATCCGGAGCTTGATTTCAGCAACTGGGCGGGTGTGTTTGCTTCGGCAAGGACGCCACAGCCGTTGCTGGAGAAGATCAATGCCTCGCTGCAAAAGGTCAACGCCAGCCAGGCGGTGCAGGCACGTTATGTGGCCACAGGCTTTGAGCCGATTCGCCAGGAGCGCACTCTGGAGCAGCTGTCTACCGATCTGCAGGCCGAATACCAGCGCAACGGTGAGATCGTCAAGAGTTTCGGCATCAAGCTGAACTGA
- a CDS encoding quinone oxidoreductase family protein, with protein MTQAIRFYETGGPEVLRLENVAVGYPGPGQARVRHSYIALNFIDVYFRSGRYPLALPNGLGSDAVGVVEAVGTGVTDVRVGDRVGYLIGPQGAYAQARVMPAEVLIPLPDGISDRTAATLMMKGMTAQYLFRQVYPLQGGETILYHAAAGGVGLLACQWARAMGVNMIGTVSTDEKAELARANGCTHTIVTSRENIVERVKEITAGKGVPVVYDSVGKDTLMDSLDCLQPRGSLVSNGTSSGSVVVDSSLLAAKGSIWMTRPAMMHYIQPRPHMLEMAAELFEHVLAGRIVSEPQQEFALADAAQAHRALEARKTVGATVLVP; from the coding sequence ATGACTCAGGCCATTCGCTTTTACGAGACTGGCGGTCCAGAAGTTCTGCGACTGGAAAACGTTGCCGTGGGATACCCTGGCCCAGGCCAGGCGCGTGTGCGGCATAGCTATATCGCGCTCAACTTCATCGATGTGTACTTCCGCTCCGGGCGTTATCCGCTGGCCTTGCCCAACGGGCTCGGCTCGGATGCCGTCGGTGTGGTCGAGGCCGTCGGAACGGGTGTGACGGATGTTCGGGTAGGTGACCGCGTTGGCTATCTGATCGGTCCGCAAGGCGCTTATGCACAGGCACGTGTGATGCCTGCAGAAGTGCTGATTCCGCTGCCCGACGGAATTTCAGACCGTACTGCAGCCACGCTCATGATGAAGGGCATGACGGCTCAGTATCTGTTTCGTCAGGTTTATCCGCTGCAGGGCGGTGAAACCATTCTCTACCACGCAGCTGCCGGAGGCGTAGGCCTGCTTGCCTGTCAGTGGGCCCGCGCCATGGGGGTCAACATGATTGGTACGGTCAGCACGGATGAGAAGGCCGAACTGGCCAGGGCGAACGGGTGCACACACACCATCGTGACTTCGCGCGAAAACATCGTCGAGCGAGTGAAGGAAATCACGGCAGGCAAGGGCGTTCCCGTGGTCTATGACTCGGTAGGCAAGGACACACTGATGGACTCGCTCGATTGCCTGCAGCCGCGTGGCTCGCTGGTCAGCAACGGAACCTCTTCCGGCTCCGTGGTGGTGGACTCGTCGCTGCTGGCCGCCAAGGGTTCGATCTGGATGACCCGGCCGGCCATGATGCATTACATCCAGCCTCGCCCACATATGCTGGAGATGGCTGCAGAGCTTTTCGAGCACGTGCTGGCAGGGCGCATTGTGAGCGAGCCGCAGCAGGAGTTCGCATTGGCCGATGCGGCACAAGCCCATCGTGCATTGGAAGCGCGCAAGACCGTGGGGGCCACGGTACTCGTGCCATGA
- a CDS encoding porin, producing MPRISRYIWSLFALFASSLASAQSSVTLFGVMDAGVSRYMVRSNSWDGSGRTASQGIWALSPSGNLASRLGVRAVEDLGAGMSANMWLEAPVSNDTGGGALNFGRRSTVSLAGSWGELRLGRDHTPSFLNDWAFDPYSVNGVGVNLLAVVSSNLAINRALSMQTSGTLPERLLGNGLSAGTDNYLRANNSIGYHLPTGPDGLYGQLMYAFPENDARRGSYAGGRIGWASGPTDIALGYGESMLGTFNGRKETIKSLNLGGSYNFGPVRVLGEWSQVRNARSDVRATDRYDGLLAGVQIPVGLHQLRASVARVQFKNGQGTGDASVNKLALGYVHNLSKRTALYTTVSRISASNGHNNPAVMGVTPLAVSSPVIMPQPAYSNSPGMQPRSALGFDAGLRMMF from the coding sequence ATGCCACGTATTTCACGCTACATCTGGAGTCTTTTTGCCTTGTTCGCCAGCAGTCTGGCCAGCGCTCAGTCATCTGTGACGCTGTTTGGTGTCATGGATGCAGGCGTCAGCCGCTACATGGTACGCAGCAATTCCTGGGATGGCTCCGGTCGCACGGCCAGCCAAGGTATCTGGGCGCTGTCACCATCGGGTAATCTGGCCAGCCGTCTGGGTGTTCGTGCCGTTGAAGATCTGGGGGCTGGAATGTCTGCCAATATGTGGCTGGAAGCGCCTGTGAGCAACGACACGGGCGGCGGCGCGCTGAACTTTGGGCGACGCTCCACCGTCAGCCTGGCGGGCAGCTGGGGCGAGCTGCGCCTTGGGCGCGATCACACGCCGTCGTTTCTGAATGACTGGGCTTTTGATCCCTATTCAGTCAACGGCGTGGGCGTCAATTTGCTGGCGGTGGTCAGCAGCAACCTGGCCATCAACCGTGCACTGAGCATGCAGACCAGCGGCACGCTGCCCGAACGCTTGCTGGGAAACGGTTTGTCGGCAGGCACGGACAATTATCTGCGCGCGAACAATTCCATCGGCTACCACCTTCCGACAGGGCCGGACGGACTTTATGGTCAGCTGATGTATGCCTTCCCGGAAAATGATGCCAGGCGCGGCAGCTATGCGGGAGGCCGCATAGGCTGGGCCAGCGGCCCCACCGATATTGCGCTGGGCTATGGCGAAAGCATGCTGGGAACTTTCAATGGCCGCAAGGAAACTATCAAGTCCCTGAACCTGGGAGGTTCGTACAACTTCGGTCCGGTCCGCGTGTTGGGCGAGTGGTCGCAGGTGCGCAATGCGCGCAGCGATGTGCGGGCCACAGACCGCTATGACGGGCTTTTGGCTGGTGTGCAAATCCCTGTCGGACTGCATCAGCTCAGGGCGTCGGTGGCCAGGGTGCAATTCAAAAATGGGCAGGGAACTGGCGACGCATCGGTGAACAAGCTGGCCTTGGGTTATGTGCATAACCTCTCCAAACGTACGGCGCTCTACACCACGGTGTCACGTATCAGCGCGAGTAATGGACATAACAATCCTGCGGTGATGGGTGTGACGCCGCTGGCCGTCAGCAGCCCGGTCATCATGCCGCAGCCGGCCTACAGCAACAGCCCCGGCATGCAGCCGCGCAGCGCATTGGGCTTTGATGCGGGTCTGCGCATGATGTTCTGA
- a CDS encoding acyl-CoA-binding protein: MSDLNARFEETVKNSTSLGERPDNATLLKIYALYKQATEGDNEAKKPSFTDMVARAKWDAWAKLEGTTPDEAKQQYIDLIESLR, encoded by the coding sequence ATGTCTGATCTGAACGCCCGGTTTGAAGAGACCGTCAAGAATTCCACCTCGCTCGGCGAGCGTCCCGACAACGCCACCTTGCTTAAGATCTATGCCTTGTACAAGCAAGCGACCGAGGGTGACAACGAAGCCAAGAAGCCCAGCTTCACCGACATGGTGGCCCGTGCCAAGTGGGATGCGTGGGCCAAGCTGGAAGGCACGACGCCGGATGAGGCCAAGCAGCAGTACATCGATCTCATCGAGTCGCTGCGCTGA
- a CDS encoding isopenicillin N synthase family dioxygenase, with translation MQTMTSHSYSLGELDKEARMGGQGAETSAREVRVIDISDFEKRKQEIAEQIWSASMEIGFFQVSGHDIAQADIDAAFGRAEQLFGLPPETKAQWPLSRNAGWEHKAQIRPSTRTPDQKESYQVTRPRMQGLWPSEQELPGFKQATLAFEHQCWQVGMQLLSCFAYKLGFDEEFFIRAHDPAVPSYQSTLRMLHYFAVDPALKDEIGLWRAGAHTDFDCLTLLFQRAGQGGLQVLPGKEAEAQQWTPVKPVDGVITCNIGDMLMRWSDDQLPSNFHRVRNPQPHEYQGARYSLAFFCQANEDTVIEGPAKKYPPITGAEYLRQRISANFSNKY, from the coding sequence ATGCAGACTATGACCAGCCACTCTTACAGCCTTGGCGAACTGGACAAGGAAGCCCGCATGGGCGGGCAAGGCGCAGAAACCTCGGCGCGCGAAGTTCGCGTCATAGACATCAGCGACTTCGAGAAGCGCAAGCAGGAGATTGCCGAGCAGATCTGGAGCGCTTCGATGGAAATCGGCTTCTTCCAGGTTTCCGGCCACGATATTGCCCAGGCCGATATCGACGCCGCGTTCGGCAGGGCCGAACAGCTATTTGGCTTGCCGCCCGAAACCAAGGCGCAATGGCCGCTATCGCGCAATGCAGGCTGGGAGCACAAGGCGCAGATTCGCCCTTCCACGCGCACCCCCGACCAGAAAGAGTCCTATCAGGTCACACGCCCGCGCATGCAGGGCCTGTGGCCCAGCGAGCAGGAGCTGCCCGGCTTCAAGCAGGCCACGCTGGCCTTTGAGCATCAATGCTGGCAGGTAGGCATGCAGTTGCTGTCCTGCTTCGCCTACAAGCTGGGCTTTGATGAGGAGTTCTTCATCCGCGCACATGACCCCGCCGTGCCCAGCTACCAGAGCACCCTGCGCATGCTGCATTACTTTGCCGTGGACCCGGCACTCAAGGACGAAATCGGCCTGTGGCGCGCAGGCGCACATACGGACTTCGACTGCCTGACGCTGTTGTTCCAGCGCGCTGGCCAGGGCGGGCTGCAGGTGCTGCCCGGCAAGGAGGCCGAGGCCCAGCAATGGACACCCGTGAAGCCCGTGGATGGTGTCATCACCTGCAATATCGGCGACATGCTGATGCGCTGGAGCGACGATCAACTGCCCAGCAACTTCCACCGCGTGCGCAACCCGCAGCCCCATGAGTACCAGGGAGCCCGCTACAGCCTGGCCTTCTTCTGCCAGGCCAATGAGGACACGGTGATCGAAGGGCCGGCCAAAAAATATCCGCCCATCACAGGGGCGGAATATTTGCGTCAGCGCATCAGCGCCAATTTCTCGAACAAGTACTGA
- a CDS encoding ABC transporter substrate-binding protein, with product MLRRHFLAALPLCGAPWVHAQGKSLTPLKFTLDFRVNGQTAPFFLAQQNGYYRDEGLDVSLDVGSGSVASITRIASGAYQLGLGDISSLIEFNAQNAGTPRVQAVYQYYNRAPFVIIGRKDRDITSDFASLKGKKVAAAAVESTRRAWPMVARRKNLPADLFAWSTTEFSARDNVIVRGDVDAATYFHDSAVSLFARLKPEELSILRYSDAGVHLYGNAILASSQLIAEKPQVVAAFLRATNRAIVECLANPAAGIAAVRRREPILDEKLELERWSITAQYVAAADTKSHGLGDFSKRLLEQQLDSVVQTFALKTTPSADALFNSSMLPARSARMLKA from the coding sequence ATGCTACGACGCCATTTCCTTGCTGCTCTGCCTCTTTGCGGTGCACCCTGGGTCCATGCCCAGGGCAAGTCGCTGACTCCACTGAAATTCACGCTGGATTTCCGCGTCAACGGCCAGACGGCGCCGTTCTTTCTGGCCCAGCAAAACGGCTACTACCGCGATGAGGGGCTGGATGTGAGTCTGGACGTAGGGTCGGGCTCGGTGGCTTCGATTACTCGTATCGCCAGCGGTGCCTACCAGCTCGGACTGGGCGATATCAGCTCGCTGATCGAGTTCAATGCGCAGAACGCCGGCACACCTCGCGTGCAGGCCGTCTACCAGTACTACAACCGCGCGCCCTTTGTGATCATCGGGCGCAAGGACAGAGACATCACCTCGGATTTCGCCAGTCTCAAGGGTAAGAAGGTGGCCGCAGCGGCAGTGGAGTCCACGCGCCGTGCCTGGCCCATGGTTGCGCGGCGCAAGAATCTGCCCGCCGATCTGTTTGCCTGGTCCACGACGGAGTTTTCGGCACGCGACAACGTCATAGTGCGTGGCGATGTGGATGCCGCCACCTATTTCCATGATTCGGCGGTATCACTGTTTGCGCGCCTCAAGCCCGAGGAGCTTTCCATACTGCGCTACAGCGATGCAGGCGTTCATCTGTATGGCAATGCGATCCTGGCGTCCAGCCAGCTGATCGCCGAGAAGCCGCAGGTTGTGGCCGCTTTCCTGCGCGCCACCAACCGTGCGATTGTGGAATGTCTTGCCAACCCGGCCGCAGGCATTGCCGCCGTGCGCCGGCGCGAGCCGATTCTCGATGAGAAGCTGGAGCTGGAGCGCTGGTCCATCACCGCACAGTACGTGGCCGCAGCAGACACGAAAAGCCATGGACTGGGCGACTTCAGCAAGCGTTTGCTGGAGCAGCAACTGGACAGTGTGGTGCAGACCTTTGCGCTCAAGACCACGCCATCTGCCGATGCGCTGTTCAACAGCAGCATGCTGCCCGCCAGGTCGGCGCGCATGCTCAAGGCCTGA
- a CDS encoding nucleoside deaminase has product MSLPQAHALNDTDGRYLREAIALADTARERGNRPFGALIVAADGRVLAEASNANGESGDCTAHAELSAIRLASPLHSRDELAGATLYSSAEPCVMCAGAIFWSAIGRVVYGIDAERLRVFRGERLDQKDAELSCRDVFQAASHAIECIGPALIEEASSSHQGAWKV; this is encoded by the coding sequence ATGTCCTTACCTCAAGCCCATGCCTTGAATGACACCGATGGCCGCTACTTGCGCGAAGCCATTGCGCTAGCGGATACGGCGCGCGAGCGCGGCAACCGGCCGTTTGGTGCACTGATCGTGGCTGCCGACGGGCGCGTTCTGGCCGAGGCCAGCAATGCCAACGGCGAGAGCGGTGATTGCACGGCCCATGCCGAGCTGTCCGCCATCCGCCTGGCCAGTCCCTTGCATTCACGCGATGAACTGGCGGGCGCCACGCTGTACTCGTCTGCCGAGCCTTGCGTCATGTGTGCCGGCGCGATCTTCTGGTCCGCCATCGGCCGAGTGGTCTATGGCATCGATGCCGAGCGGCTGCGCGTGTTCCGTGGCGAGCGGCTCGACCAGAAGGATGCAGAGCTGTCCTGTCGCGATGTGTTTCAGGCCGCTTCGCACGCCATCGAATGCATAGGGCCGGCCTTGATCGAAGAGGCCAGCAGCTCGCACCAGGGCGCCTGGAAGGTCTGA
- a CDS encoding ABC transporter substrate-binding protein, with translation MQTKRLFLQSVLALGSFASATAAFAATPIKFQLDWRFEGPAALFLQPVAKGYFQAAGLNVTVDAGSGSGGAIQRVASGSYDMGFADLAALMEFHANNPEVKDKPVAVMMVYNNTPASVMALKKSAIAKPADLTGKKLGAPVFDAGRRGFPLFAKANKVGDVQWTTMDPPLRETMLVRGDIDAITGFTFTSLLNLEARGVKAADVTVMPFADNGVKLYGNAIIASAKLVRENPEAVRAFLKAFSKGAKEVMANPGAAIAHVKERDGIVNTALESRRLQLAIDTVINTADARGEGFGQVSPTRMALMASQISDVYATKTRVNPETLWNGRLLPPVADLDVFPKK, from the coding sequence ATGCAAACCAAGCGCCTGTTCCTGCAATCCGTTCTGGCCCTGGGCAGCTTTGCCAGCGCCACGGCTGCCTTTGCCGCCACGCCCATCAAATTCCAGCTCGATTGGCGTTTCGAAGGGCCTGCGGCGCTGTTTCTGCAGCCTGTCGCCAAGGGCTACTTCCAGGCCGCAGGGCTGAATGTGACGGTGGACGCCGGTAGCGGCTCCGGCGGCGCCATCCAGCGCGTGGCGTCGGGCTCCTACGACATGGGCTTTGCCGATCTGGCCGCGCTCATGGAGTTTCATGCCAACAATCCCGAAGTCAAGGACAAGCCCGTGGCCGTGATGATGGTCTACAACAACACGCCGGCCTCGGTCATGGCGCTCAAGAAGAGCGCCATCGCCAAGCCTGCGGACCTGACGGGCAAGAAGCTGGGAGCGCCGGTCTTTGATGCAGGCCGACGCGGCTTTCCGCTGTTTGCCAAGGCCAACAAGGTTGGCGATGTGCAATGGACCACCATGGACCCGCCGCTGCGCGAGACCATGCTGGTGCGCGGCGATATCGATGCCATCACGGGCTTTACCTTTACTTCGCTGCTGAACCTGGAGGCGCGTGGCGTGAAGGCGGCCGATGTGACGGTCATGCCGTTTGCCGACAACGGCGTCAAGCTCTATGGCAACGCCATCATCGCCAGCGCCAAGCTGGTGCGTGAGAACCCGGAAGCCGTGCGTGCCTTCCTCAAGGCCTTCAGCAAGGGTGCCAAGGAAGTCATGGCCAACCCCGGTGCTGCCATTGCCCATGTGAAGGAGCGCGACGGCATCGTCAACACCGCTCTGGAAAGCCGCCGTTTGCAGCTGGCGATCGACACGGTGATCAACACCGCCGATGCGCGCGGCGAAGGCTTTGGTCAGGTCAGCCCCACACGCATGGCGCTGATGGCTTCCCAGATCTCGGATGTCTATGCGACCAAGACACGCGTGAATCCCGAGACGCTCTGGAACGGCCGCCTCCTGCCGCCCGTAGCGGATCTCGACGTTTTTCCCAAGAAGTAA